Proteins encoded together in one Mycobacterium simiae window:
- a CDS encoding WXG100 family type VII secretion target has translation MGDSLNVDIGLLQTAAANVADVSSEMRQVLSTLQGQLAALGSPWGNDSAGNQFANGPTGYVAQVDQVDESIDATIQQLDSLSQSLNSAASNFEHQDQQPAGTGNMLASIGSGSGGSGGSGGSGGGNVLLSTGSVQLESAALERSISAEIPAAAAIAAQPSIPAQPAVLAEGAVPGQVVPAQPVLPAQPVIPAQPSVPAQPAVLAEGAVPGQVVPAQPVLPAQPVIPAQPSVPAQPAVPVATTSLSNWGSPGQVLSAVSAEPAVPVPQAVAGQTWPAQPAVPAQPAVPAQPAAAAGSVSAGAVPWANTYTPAAGSGALIELAEQLAEPAGEGLSAVMEATQRGGSTNSATPLDTPRPGTAPADPAT, from the coding sequence ATGGGCGACTCACTTAATGTCGACATCGGTTTGCTGCAGACGGCAGCCGCGAATGTCGCCGACGTCAGCTCCGAGATGCGTCAAGTGCTTTCCACGCTGCAGGGGCAGCTGGCGGCGCTCGGGTCACCATGGGGCAACGACTCGGCCGGTAATCAGTTCGCCAACGGTCCCACCGGTTACGTCGCGCAAGTCGACCAGGTCGACGAGTCCATCGACGCCACGATCCAACAGCTCGACAGCCTTTCACAGTCGCTGAACTCGGCGGCCAGCAACTTCGAGCATCAGGACCAGCAGCCGGCCGGGACGGGAAATATGTTGGCGAGCATCGGCTCCGGCTCGGGAGGTTCGGGTGGCTCGGGAGGTTCGGGTGGCGGAAACGTACTTCTGAGTACGGGTTCGGTTCAGCTTGAGTCGGCTGCCCTGGAACGGTCAATCTCGGCTGAAATTCCTGCCGCGGCGGCTATTGCGGCCCAGCCGAGTATTCCGGCCCAGCCTGCCGTGCTGGCGGAGGGAGCCGTCCCGGGGCAGGTCGTACCGGCTCAGCCGGTTCTCCCCGCGCAGCCAGTCATTCCGGCCCAGCCGAGTGTTCCGGCCCAGCCTGCCGTGCTGGCGGAGGGAGCCGTCCCGGGGCAGGTCGTACCGGCTCAGCCGGTTCTCCCCGCGCAGCCAGTCATTCCGGCCCAGCCGAGTGTTCCGGCCCAGCCTGCCGTGCCGGTCGCCACAACTTCGCTGTCGAATTGGGGCAGCCCGGGCCAAGTCCTGTCCGCCGTCTCGGCTGAGCCCGCCGTTCCAGTGCCGCAGGCCGTCGCGGGCCAGACCTGGCCGGCACAGCCCGCTGTCCCGGCACAGCCCGCTGTCCCGGCTCAGCCCGCGGCCGCGGCAGGGAGTGTATCGGCGGGTGCTGTGCCCTGGGCCAACACGTATACGCCCGCAGCCGGTTCCGGTGCACTGATCGAGCTCGCGGAACAGTTGGCTGAACCGGCCGGGGAAGGGCTCAGCGCGGTGATGGAGGCGACCCAACGCGGAGGGTCGACGAATTCCGCTACGCCCCTGGACACGCCGAGACCGGGAACAGCGCCCGCTGACCCTGCGACCTGA
- a CDS encoding YbaB/EbfC family nucleoid-associated protein, whose product MSNDAASQDFSHVLSLVQEQMRDLSVMQQRRAALTATATAADGTVEITVDAQRMVTKTVIDESYLDEFELADLGGYITTAAQDAAREIERKSAGLLTPLTQRRQEISSFSGLVPDSPDFAELLSSLTEMAPPPIRSDDGGDEGLDDQSSYPTVRR is encoded by the coding sequence GTGAGTAACGATGCCGCGAGTCAGGATTTCAGCCACGTTCTGTCGTTGGTGCAGGAGCAGATGCGAGATCTGTCCGTCATGCAGCAACGACGGGCGGCCCTCACCGCCACAGCCACCGCGGCCGATGGAACTGTCGAGATAACCGTCGATGCGCAACGGATGGTGACAAAGACGGTCATAGACGAGTCGTATCTGGACGAGTTCGAACTCGCCGATCTGGGCGGCTACATCACGACTGCGGCGCAAGATGCTGCACGTGAGATCGAACGAAAGTCAGCCGGCCTCCTTACACCATTAACCCAACGGCGCCAAGAAATTTCGTCCTTTTCAGGCCTTGTCCCGGACTCACCCGACTTCGCCGAGTTGCTATCCAGCCTGACCGAAATGGCGCCGCCGCCCATCCGTTCCGACGACGGCGGCGACGAAGGGCTGGACGACCAATCGTCTTACCCGACCGTGAGGAGATAA